A genomic window from Sorex araneus isolate mSorAra2 chromosome 2, mSorAra2.pri, whole genome shotgun sequence includes:
- the TAF11 gene encoding transcription initiation factor TFIID subunit 11, which translates to MESKCESPAEKGEDAGESGEAAAAAPAAPRAADTDGVPEEADADGDGDPKEAVAEEGELKSQDISDLTAAEREDPSLLTPAAKKLKIDTKEKKEKKQKVDEDEIQKMQILVSSFSEEQLNRYEMYRRSAFPKAAIKRLIQSITGTSVSQNVVIAMSGISKVFVGEVVEEALDVCEKWGEMPPLQPKHMREAVRRLKSKGQIPNSKHKKIIFF; encoded by the exons ATGGAGAGTAAGTGCGAATCTCCCGCGGAGAAGGGTGAAGACGCTGGGGAGTCGGGGGAGGCGGCTGCtgcagcccccgcagccccccgggcTGCGGACACGGACGGAGTTCCGGAGGAGGCGGACGCGGACGGGGACGGCGACCCGAAGGAGGCCGTGGCCGAGGAGGGCGAG cTCAAGAGTCAGGACATCTCAGATTTAACAGCAGCTGAAAGGGAAGACCCATCATTACTTACTCCTGCAgccaaaaaactgaaaatagataccaaagagaagaaagagaagaagcagaAAGTGGATGAAGATGAGATTCAAAAGATGCA GATCctggtttcttctttttctgaggAACAGCTGAACCGTTATGAAATGTACCGCAGGTCAGCTTTCCCTAAGGCGGCCATTAAAAGG TTGATCCAGTCCATCACTGGCACCTCTGTGTCTCAGAATGTCGTGATCGCAATGTCTGGTATTTCCAAGGTTTTCGTCGGGGAGGTAGTCGAAGAAG CACTGGACGTGTGTGAGAAGTGGGGAGAAATGCCACCCCTGCAGCCCAAGCACATGCGGGAGGCTGTTCGGAGACTCAAGTCGAAAGGGCAGATCCCTAACTCGAAACACAAGAAAATCATCTTCTTCTAG